From the genome of Ignavibacteriales bacterium, one region includes:
- the sprA gene encoding cell surface protein SprA, with amino-acid sequence MLQAACFDLISDLRNLNLHNQYNTGLIKPEPETKELNDVLIIDNSSSPDSPFVAIDDSIFSLSDSLGLSGLLDSTSILATGKDSSKNKVKINQDSLRLVQMALDSTARLQYFRYQREDLPYTTLQQKKKSKFFIEPSATYKTRTITIDSTGKFVEIKEIIAGKPSKIILKVPIEEYIETRLQVEERKKWEALGYAYELKNSQLGLGDLIKNFTDFEIPLPSVGVLSIFGAPKISLKIGGSVQIHGAWRSETTEGVTASRLGNTRNEPDFKQQVQINVNGTIGDKLNIVADWNTERTFEYENQLKIKYTGYEDEIIQSIEAGNVSLQTSPLVGGSEALFGIKAQMKMGPFSLTTIASQKKGETKEVQVSGGSSEVPFQKRAYEYSTNHYFIDTVYASKTSKVFYNYYGNPTPQVNSSLLVTDIQVWKSVIQYTLDNSKERFANAYINLDPNSVGQLLYPDNLRSDTVSTVGGQIYSGRFTLLTPDVDYILHAETGFITFKTAINDKDAIAIAYRQEQGVGSSNDDFFYGEFLAAGDTNTTRRLVLKLVKPENLQPGGDFTTAWSLMLKNIYALGPRNIKQEGFEFDIKREIEGQEPTSEIGTTRLLKAFGLDLLNSSSQAQSDNIFDYRPGITIIPETGEVVFPNLEPFSDDLPADLAYDTYNFDEVYDTTKNFAGQKKIKDKWILVGKSKGSSSSIYQLGFNVVENSVKVLLNGRELSAGSDYIVDYNIGQLTIRNDAALVPGADLKITYEQNDLFQLASKTLLGARGIYEFSKKTKLGFSILNLNQQTLSDKVRIGEEPLSNSIYGLDFSTSADLPFVTKLLDNVFSTREMSSFNLSAEYAYIDPDPNTKKSTILSDGGKSIAYIDDFEGAKKTIPIGISYTSWKDISPPDSLYLLYELNKDEKMHYKGKSFWFTETPAQVTVEDIYFDKKQVARADQQITVMDYVFLPDTPGTYNYLPTLQERNKNWGGIQKILSSTASNLIEENIDYVEFWAQIIDAPSNAKLYIDIGKVSEDVIPNNKLDTEDKDRNDAIDSDGNEDTGLDGILDDVERSENGSTKSDPSGDNFFFQRSNPQNLFDYFSINGTQGNAILTDVGRLPDTEDLNRNGNLDKYDSYFRYEVALDTNFSTNEFLADGGFNPRLTNKWYLFRVPLKDYATTVGSPSFSDVETIRLFIQGVDSMVHFRITEFNLVGNQWQKNLPDSIARTDTILSVSVASLEENSDYSSPPGVFQERDRTRPDENILRNEQSLSLILNGLEDGDKREAVKYLYRPLDVFNYKQMKLFIHGDQDNRPGRISYADTSGGVFQHSSEVYFRFGGDTNNYYEYRQPVFPGWNEVTFNFDELTALKQARGDNDTSAYFQAVVGAPTGHFYVIKGNPTLTTVKFLSVGIVNLDNGFNTGPLSGEVWVNELRVVGADDSPGWAYSLSTSLKLADFATVSFNLSEKNPYFHRLSDRFGSRVEQRNWSVSTDVNLLKILPVNLPESNLRLNYSHTESIGKPLYLPGSDVRVDNAVENQQALYDSNKTVKSPEQLREETETESISDSWSASNIKLKIPTKFWLIRDTFNAITMGFNYNKAFSRGPTVLSNRSWVWNANLNYGLSLSPEYYFNPIDIPVIGVLFALLKDYSGTKVYFTPQNFSLALTAKRNSSTNITRERKNSPSSQVSSRDFTTSRGFNFAWKLTEGGFLNLTTSYALNISSSLAYLETYNDSAATPRLESEIWSEIFNGAFFGRDNRYQQNFDIRTAPKLPSLFDINKYFTLTASYGASYQWTNDFRQEIVGRSAGFSNKSTVGLTMRWKSLFDPLFKDDVNKDNQQKNNFIGNKGVLLNKEPKETEYDSLGNVISVVDSVALMDSLLILENKPSMVSRAVSFLVAAAKYVFLDYEMISFNFSNDNTLSKSGLKAQGTGFRNFWGIFYDDDAGPTRGFMLGLSSDAGPRVGSAGTNLSDVYSQKNNIDFKTSRPLWEGAKIDISWKTGWSVNKNSTINVEDDGSVFVTNVNSTGTLNRSFLTIPPVLFLSAFKSGIKQVAELYNPQDPNSNLSKAFVKGFESLPIFANFGFLEDYANYIPRPNWRITWDGLEKLPFLRSLADRISLDHSYSSSYTEGWKLSREGNEEVQVQKIEYGFAPLLGLNLTFGQLWGGNFTGNLKYSTRTSFDLGITTSNITENFSKDIGFTLQFSKSGFELPLFGVALKNDIEFSLAYTSSRSAAVRYEMSKIPFNEEGIPQDGTTRVTIEPRIKYTISAKVTLSVFYKRSTVEPEGASRIPPTTSNEAGLDVSISIN; translated from the coding sequence ATGCTTCAAGCTGCCTGTTTTGATTTAATTTCCGATCTACGGAATTTAAATCTGCATAATCAATACAATACCGGATTGATTAAACCCGAACCTGAAACTAAAGAATTAAATGATGTATTAATCATCGATAATTCCTCTTCACCTGATTCTCCATTCGTTGCAATTGATGATTCAATTTTCTCATTAAGTGATTCATTGGGTTTAAGCGGATTACTTGATTCAACAAGTATTTTAGCAACTGGAAAAGACTCATCAAAAAATAAAGTAAAAATTAATCAGGATTCGTTGCGGTTAGTACAAATGGCATTGGATTCCACTGCCCGGTTACAGTACTTCCGATATCAACGTGAGGATTTACCATACACCACGTTACAGCAGAAGAAGAAATCTAAGTTTTTTATTGAACCTTCTGCTACTTATAAGACAAGAACAATTACAATTGATTCCACAGGTAAGTTTGTTGAGATTAAAGAAATAATTGCTGGCAAGCCAAGTAAAATAATTTTAAAAGTCCCAATAGAAGAGTATATAGAAACTCGTTTGCAAGTTGAGGAAAGGAAAAAATGGGAGGCACTTGGATATGCTTATGAGTTAAAAAATTCTCAACTTGGTCTTGGCGATTTAATTAAGAATTTTACAGACTTTGAAATTCCATTACCGAGCGTTGGTGTGTTAAGTATTTTTGGTGCACCAAAAATTAGCTTAAAAATTGGCGGTTCGGTGCAAATTCACGGTGCATGGAGGAGCGAAACAACAGAAGGAGTTACTGCCTCCAGATTGGGTAATACAAGGAATGAACCTGATTTTAAACAACAAGTACAGATTAATGTTAACGGAACAATTGGGGATAAACTTAACATAGTTGCCGATTGGAACACAGAACGAACCTTTGAATATGAAAACCAGCTTAAGATAAAGTACACCGGATATGAAGATGAAATAATACAGAGCATCGAAGCTGGAAACGTATCACTTCAAACTTCTCCATTAGTTGGTGGAAGTGAAGCTTTGTTTGGAATTAAAGCTCAAATGAAAATGGGTCCGTTTTCATTAACCACTATTGCCAGCCAGAAAAAAGGCGAAACAAAAGAAGTTCAGGTCTCAGGTGGATCTTCAGAAGTCCCGTTTCAAAAAAGAGCATATGAGTATTCTACAAACCATTATTTTATTGATACAGTTTACGCTTCTAAAACAAGTAAAGTATTTTATAATTATTATGGAAATCCTACACCTCAAGTTAACTCAAGTTTACTAGTAACAGATATACAAGTATGGAAATCAGTAATTCAGTATACGCTTGATAATTCTAAGGAGAGATTTGCAAACGCATATATAAATTTGGATCCTAATAGTGTTGGACAGCTACTATATCCGGATAATTTACGTTCCGATACCGTTAGTACTGTAGGAGGTCAAATTTATTCCGGAAGATTTACGCTGTTGACCCCGGATGTTGATTATATTCTCCATGCTGAAACTGGATTTATTACTTTCAAAACGGCAATTAACGATAAAGACGCTATCGCCATTGCATATCGGCAAGAGCAGGGTGTGGGCAGTTCGAATGATGATTTTTTCTATGGAGAATTCTTAGCTGCTGGAGATACTAACACAACCAGGCGATTGGTTCTTAAATTGGTTAAACCTGAAAATCTTCAACCTGGTGGGGACTTTACAACTGCCTGGAGTTTAATGCTTAAAAATATTTACGCCTTGGGTCCACGAAATATCAAGCAGGAAGGTTTTGAATTTGATATAAAGAGAGAGATCGAAGGCCAGGAACCGACTAGTGAGATCGGAACAACAAGACTATTAAAAGCTTTTGGCTTAGATCTTCTAAACTCCAGTTCGCAGGCTCAATCAGATAATATCTTCGACTATAGACCAGGAATAACTATTATACCGGAGACTGGAGAAGTGGTTTTTCCTAATCTTGAACCATTTAGCGATGATCTTCCGGCAGATTTAGCTTACGATACTTATAATTTTGATGAAGTGTACGATACAACTAAAAATTTTGCTGGTCAGAAAAAGATAAAAGATAAATGGATTCTTGTTGGAAAAAGTAAAGGTAGTTCCTCATCAATCTATCAACTTGGATTTAATGTTGTAGAAAATTCTGTAAAAGTTTTGTTAAATGGACGTGAACTTAGCGCAGGAAGTGATTACATAGTTGACTATAATATCGGTCAATTAACTATTAGAAATGATGCAGCACTAGTACCAGGCGCTGATTTAAAAATTACTTATGAACAGAATGACCTATTTCAACTAGCATCTAAAACTCTTTTGGGTGCAAGAGGTATTTATGAATTTTCTAAAAAAACTAAACTTGGTTTTTCAATCTTAAATCTTAATCAACAAACACTAAGTGATAAAGTAAGGATTGGTGAAGAACCATTAAGCAACAGCATTTATGGGTTAGATTTTTCAACTAGTGCAGATTTACCATTTGTTACAAAATTATTGGATAATGTTTTCTCAACAAGAGAAATGTCAAGTTTTAATTTATCAGCTGAATATGCATATATCGACCCTGACCCTAACACCAAGAAAAGCACAATTCTCTCTGATGGTGGAAAAAGTATTGCTTATATAGATGATTTTGAAGGTGCAAAAAAGACTATACCGATTGGGATCTCTTACACTTCCTGGAAAGATATTAGTCCTCCTGATTCCCTCTATTTATTGTATGAATTGAACAAAGACGAAAAAATGCATTACAAGGGTAAATCTTTCTGGTTTACAGAAACCCCTGCCCAAGTAACGGTTGAAGATATTTATTTCGATAAAAAGCAAGTTGCAAGAGCAGATCAGCAAATAACGGTGATGGATTATGTTTTTCTTCCAGATACTCCAGGTACTTATAATTATCTCCCTACTCTCCAAGAGAGAAATAAGAACTGGGGTGGTATACAAAAAATACTCTCGTCAACTGCCAGCAATTTGATTGAAGAAAATATCGATTATGTTGAATTCTGGGCACAAATAATTGATGCTCCCTCTAATGCAAAATTATATATTGATATAGGAAAAGTGAGTGAAGATGTTATACCCAATAATAAACTAGATACTGAAGATAAAGATCGTAATGATGCCATAGACTCAGATGGTAATGAAGATACAGGTCTTGATGGGATTCTGGATGATGTAGAGCGCAGTGAAAATGGCAGTACGAAGTCTGATCCAAGTGGCGATAATTTCTTTTTCCAACGAAGTAATCCACAAAATCTCTTTGATTATTTCAGTATTAACGGAACTCAAGGCAACGCCATTCTAACAGATGTAGGAAGGTTACCTGATACTGAAGATTTAAACCGAAATGGAAATCTTGATAAATATGATAGTTATTTTAGATATGAAGTAGCTCTCGATACGAACTTTTCAACTAATGAATTTTTAGCTGATGGTGGATTTAATCCTAGACTAACCAATAAATGGTATTTATTTAGAGTCCCATTAAAAGATTATGCAACCACTGTAGGATCCCCTAGTTTTTCCGATGTTGAAACTATCAGATTATTTATTCAGGGTGTTGATAGTATGGTTCATTTCAGAATCACTGAATTCAATCTTGTTGGAAATCAATGGCAAAAAAATCTGCCGGATTCAATAGCTCGCACCGATACAATTCTTTCGGTTTCCGTTGCCAGCCTTGAAGAAAACAGCGATTATTCAAGTCCTCCGGGAGTATTTCAGGAGAGGGACAGAACAAGACCGGATGAGAATATCTTAAGAAATGAACAATCGCTTTCTTTAATCCTGAATGGACTAGAAGACGGCGATAAGAGAGAAGCGGTTAAATATCTTTATAGACCATTGGATGTTTTTAATTATAAGCAAATGAAATTGTTCATACATGGAGATCAGGATAATAGACCAGGAAGAATTTCTTATGCGGATACTTCAGGCGGAGTATTTCAGCACTCTTCAGAAGTATATTTTAGATTTGGTGGCGACACAAACAATTACTATGAATACCGTCAGCCTGTTTTTCCTGGTTGGAATGAAGTTACATTTAACTTTGATGAATTAACTGCTTTAAAACAAGCCAGAGGGGACAATGATACTTCAGCATATTTTCAGGCTGTGGTTGGTGCACCGACAGGACATTTTTACGTTATAAAAGGTAATCCAACGTTAACAACTGTTAAATTTTTATCTGTTGGTATTGTAAATCTGGATAATGGTTTTAATACTGGTCCACTTTCCGGCGAAGTATGGGTAAATGAACTACGCGTTGTTGGAGCAGATGATTCTCCAGGCTGGGCTTATAGTTTATCCACATCATTGAAGCTAGCGGATTTTGCAACAGTTTCATTCAATCTGAGCGAGAAGAATCCGTATTTCCATAGACTTTCTGATAGATTTGGCAGCAGAGTTGAGCAGCGTAACTGGTCAGTTTCGACAGATGTAAATCTTTTAAAAATTTTGCCGGTTAATCTTCCGGAAAGTAATTTAAGATTAAACTATTCACATACTGAAAGCATAGGTAAACCACTTTATTTACCCGGCAGCGATGTTAGAGTTGATAATGCTGTCGAAAATCAACAAGCATTATACGATAGTAATAAAACAGTAAAATCTCCGGAACAATTAAGAGAAGAAACTGAAACAGAAAGTATTTCTGATTCATGGTCTGCATCAAATATTAAATTAAAAATTCCTACAAAGTTTTGGTTAATTCGTGATACGTTTAATGCAATAACAATGGGCTTTAATTATAATAAAGCTTTTAGCCGTGGTCCAACAGTGCTTTCAAATAGAAGTTGGGTTTGGAACGCAAATTTAAATTATGGTTTGTCTTTAAGTCCGGAGTATTACTTTAACCCGATAGATATTCCGGTAATTGGTGTACTGTTTGCACTGTTAAAAGATTACAGCGGAACAAAAGTTTATTTTACTCCGCAGAATTTTTCTTTAGCATTAACCGCCAAAAGAAATTCTTCAACAAATATTACACGTGAAAGAAAAAATTCACCGTCGAGTCAGGTTTCTTCCAGAGATTTTACAACTTCGCGTGGGTTTAATTTTGCATGGAAACTTACTGAAGGTGGATTTCTAAATCTTACAACAAGTTATGCGTTGAATATAAGTTCATCGCTTGCGTACTTAGAAACTTATAATGATTCGGCTGCAACACCACGTCTTGAAAGTGAAATATGGAGTGAGATTTTTAATGGGGCCTTTTTCGGAAGAGATAATCGTTACCAGCAAAATTTTGATATCCGTACTGCACCAAAACTTCCATCTCTGTTTGATATAAACAAATACTTTACATTAACAGCGTCTTATGGTGCAAGCTATCAATGGACGAATGATTTTCGTCAGGAGATAGTCGGCAGGAGTGCTGGATTCAGCAATAAATCCACAGTCGGATTAACAATGAGATGGAAATCTTTGTTTGATCCATTATTTAAAGATGATGTTAATAAAGACAATCAGCAAAAAAATAATTTTATTGGTAATAAAGGAGTTTTATTAAATAAGGAACCGAAGGAAACAGAATATGATTCTCTAGGAAATGTTATTTCTGTGGTAGATTCTGTAGCTTTGATGGATTCTCTCTTAATCCTAGAAAATAAACCTTCAATGGTATCAAGGGCGGTAAGTTTTCTTGTTGCAGCAGCAAAATATGTTTTTCTAGATTATGAAATGATTTCATTCAATTTTAGTAATGATAATACGCTTTCCAAATCAGGATTAAAAGCTCAGGGGACAGGTTTCCGTAATTTTTGGGGAATATTTTATGACGATGATGCCGGACCGACGCGTGGGTTTATGCTTGGTTTAAGCAGCGACGCAGGACCCCGAGTAGGTTCTGCAGGAACGAATCTTAGTGATGTTTATTCTCAAAAGAATAATATTGATTTTAAAACTTCAAGACCATTGTGGGAAGGTGCAAAGATTGATATTAGCTGGAAAACAGGTTGGTCTGTAAATAAAAACTCAACTATAAATGTTGAAGATGATGGATCAGTTTTTGTAACTAATGTAAATTCAACTGGTACATTAAATAGATCCTTTTTAACAATACCACCGGTGTTGTTTTTATCAGCATTTAAGAGTGGCATAAAACAAGTTGCGGAACTTTATAATCCTCAAGATCCAAATTCAAACTTATCTAAAGCATTTGTTAAAGGATTTGAAAGCCTTCCAATATTTGCAAACTTTGGATTCTTAGAAGATTACGCAAACTATATTCCTCGTCCCAACTGGCGCATTACATGGGATGGTCTTGAAAAATTACCATTCTTAAGATCTTTGGCAGATAGAATTTCATTAGATCATTCATATTCATCTTCATACACAGAAGGCTGGAAGTTAAGCCGTGAAGGAAATGAAGAAGTTCAGGTTCAAAAAATAGAATATGGATTTGCTCCGTTACTAGGATTAAATCTTACATTTGGTCAGCTCTGGGGAGGTAATTTTACAGGTAACCTAAAATATTCAACAAGAACTTCATTTGATCTTGGAATAACAACGAGTAATATCACAGAAAATTTTTCTAAAGATATCGGGTTTACTTTGCAGTTCTCAAAATCAGGATTTGAATTACCATTGTTTGGAGTAGCGCTTAAAAATGATATTGAATTTAGTTTGGCTTACACAAGTTCAAGAAGTGCCGCGGTAAGATATGAGATGTCAAAAATTCCGTTTAACGAAGAAGGTATTCCACAGGATGGAACTACAAGAGTTACAATAGAGCCGCGAATTAAATATACTATAAGCGCAAAGGTCACTTTGTCTGTATTTTACAAGCGATCAACGGTAGAGCCTGAAGGTGCATCAAGAATTCCGCCAACTACTTCAAATGAGGCAGGATTAGACGTTAGTATCTCAATCAACTAA
- a CDS encoding cupin domain-containing protein: MNEKARYYIRKLELKKHPEGGYYREVYRAGEMFSIDPPKKHLKRNASTSIYFMLEGTQKSKFHRLKSDELWHFYDGTSVKIYVIDEKGYLSESILGKATEQGEVFQTVIKKNNWFAAEVLNKRSFSLIGCTVSPGFDFSDFELADREYLLESFPNHKKLILEFTKS; encoded by the coding sequence ATGAACGAAAAAGCAAGATATTATATCCGAAAACTTGAACTTAAAAAACATCCTGAAGGCGGGTACTATCGAGAGGTTTATCGTGCGGGGGAAATGTTCTCAATCGATCCACCCAAAAAACATCTTAAAAGGAATGCTTCAACTTCAATTTATTTTATGCTTGAAGGTACACAAAAATCTAAATTCCACAGATTAAAATCTGATGAGCTCTGGCATTTTTATGATGGAACTTCAGTTAAAATTTATGTGATTGATGAGAAAGGATACCTCTCCGAGAGTATACTTGGCAAAGCAACAGAACAGGGCGAAGTATTTCAGACAGTAATCAAAAAAAATAATTGGTTCGCTGCAGAAGTATTGAATAAAAGATCCTTTTCATTAATTGGCTGCACCGTTTCACCGGGATTTGATTTTTCTGATTTTGAATTAGCTGATAGGGAATATCTGCTAGAAAGTTTTCCCAATCATAAAAAATTGATTTTAGAATTTACTAAATCGTAA
- a CDS encoding oleate hydratase: MKRCLIIGGGIAGLTAASILSQKNISVTIIESSPKLGGRTYSFFDKETNSIIDNGQHILMGCYKETISFLKLIGAENNFEYQKNLFLTFIDRNKKLFFLDASRTFYPFNLLFAIMNYNVFTFSDKISFISFLIKLPFLIKKSLKRININEWLFKEHQNKNITKNFWEILCVAALNSSLEKASALVFYEVLMQIFFKGNFASTIILPKFGLSESIINPAEYFIKKNNGQIILSETVKQILVENQKVVEVKTDNNVYYEFDCIISAIPFYAFDKLISKDTIEMDIKLEYSTILNIHIWLNDIKLQDKFCGLLDSPLHWIFVKENHINIVISNADYLSEKSKQEIFDFVINELFQYTSIGKGDITNYKIIKEKRATFVPDVNTLNKRPDSRTKIKNLFLAGDWTNTGLPSTIESAVKSGKVAAELILNEN; this comes from the coding sequence ATGAAACGGTGCTTAATTATCGGTGGTGGAATAGCTGGCTTAACTGCTGCATCTATCTTATCGCAAAAAAACATTTCAGTTACAATTATCGAATCATCCCCAAAATTAGGCGGCAGAACCTATTCTTTTTTTGATAAAGAAACTAATTCCATAATTGATAACGGACAGCATATTTTGATGGGCTGTTACAAAGAAACTATTTCATTTCTTAAACTAATTGGTGCGGAAAATAATTTTGAATATCAAAAAAATCTTTTTTTAACATTTATTGATAGAAATAAAAAACTATTTTTTTTAGATGCCTCCAGAACATTTTATCCGTTCAATTTGTTGTTTGCAATAATGAATTATAATGTTTTTACTTTTTCGGATAAAATTTCCTTCATCTCCTTTTTGATAAAACTGCCATTTTTAATTAAAAAATCTTTAAAAAGAATAAATATTAACGAATGGTTGTTTAAGGAACATCAAAATAAAAACATCACTAAAAATTTTTGGGAGATACTTTGTGTTGCAGCTTTAAACTCTAGTTTAGAAAAGGCCTCCGCATTAGTTTTTTATGAGGTGCTGATGCAAATATTTTTTAAAGGGAATTTTGCTTCAACCATAATTCTACCAAAGTTTGGATTGAGTGAAAGTATAATCAACCCTGCCGAATATTTTATCAAAAAGAATAATGGGCAAATTATTTTATCAGAAACTGTAAAACAAATTTTGGTAGAAAATCAAAAAGTTGTGGAAGTTAAAACAGATAATAATGTTTATTATGAATTTGATTGTATAATTTCTGCAATTCCATTTTATGCATTTGATAAGCTTATTTCTAAAGATACTATAGAGATGGATATCAAACTTGAGTATTCCACAATTCTAAACATCCACATTTGGTTAAATGATATAAAACTTCAAGATAAATTTTGTGGATTGTTAGATTCACCTTTACATTGGATATTTGTTAAAGAAAATCACATTAATATTGTAATAAGCAATGCTGATTATCTTTCTGAAAAAAGTAAACAAGAAATTTTTGATTTTGTGATTAATGAACTTTTTCAATACACATCTATCGGTAAAGGTGATATTACAAATTATAAAATCATAAAAGAAAAACGTGCTACATTTGTTCCTGATGTTAATACTTTAAACAAAAGACCCGATAGTCGAACCAAAATTAAAAATTTATTTTTAGCGGGAGATTGGACCAATACAGGTTTGCCATCAACTATTGAAAGTGCGGTTAAAAGCGGGAAGGTTGCCGCTGAACTAATATTAAATGAAAACTAA
- the hpnC gene encoding squalene synthase HpnC, with protein MTKNHYENFPVASFLIPKYYRKDVAIVYWFARTADDLADEGNVDSEKRLTELNNFENEFTKSLKGETENLNFNLLAKTITEKKLSIKHFYDLLSAFKQDAAKKEYDNFDEVLDYCKRSANPVGRILLELFKIYDEDAIISSDKICTALQLTNFYQDTKIDLEKDRNYYPQDELKTFNVTKNMFELKQNNHNIKALVKHNVERTQVLFDEGKYLLKYLNGRFKLEIKWTIAGGEKILEKIRKNDYDVFSQRQKLTKVDFLSLLIKNIF; from the coding sequence TTGACTAAAAATCATTATGAAAATTTTCCGGTTGCCTCTTTCTTAATTCCAAAATATTATCGTAAAGATGTTGCAATAGTTTACTGGTTTGCAAGAACTGCTGATGACTTAGCAGATGAAGGAAATGTTGATTCCGAAAAAAGGTTAACTGAGTTAAACAATTTTGAAAATGAATTTACAAAATCATTAAAAGGTGAGACTGAAAATCTTAATTTTAATTTACTTGCAAAAACTATTACTGAGAAAAAATTATCAATAAAACACTTTTATGATTTACTTTCCGCCTTTAAGCAAGATGCAGCTAAAAAAGAATATGATAATTTTGATGAAGTTTTAGATTACTGCAAAAGATCTGCAAACCCTGTTGGAAGAATTTTACTTGAACTATTTAAGATTTATGATGAAGATGCGATAATAAGTTCAGATAAGATTTGTACTGCATTACAGCTTACAAATTTTTATCAGGATACTAAAATTGATTTGGAAAAAGACAGGAATTATTATCCGCAAGATGAGTTGAAAACGTTTAATGTTACTAAAAATATGTTTGAGTTAAAGCAAAATAATCATAATATTAAAGCGTTAGTTAAACATAATGTTGAAAGAACTCAGGTCCTTTTTGATGAAGGAAAATATCTGCTAAAATATTTAAATGGCAGATTTAAACTTGAAATAAAATGGACGATTGCAGGCGGCGAAAAAATTTTAGAAAAGATTAGAAAAAATGATTATGATGTTTTTTCACAACGACAGAAACTAACTAAAGTAGATTTTTTGTCACTGTTAATTAAAAATATTTTTTGA
- a CDS encoding STAS domain-containing protein, which produces MRAITEDFKMLHVNDLVIEVVNLSRATYKEASQLKKNLDDLIMDNQKKVIVDLSQCEFIDSTFLGVLVLSLKSSAKIGGDIRLIKPAEVVKTLMEKAGTLNVFNLYDSMDEAIRSYEVRGDKNYYLGNGAPILV; this is translated from the coding sequence ATGAGGGCGATAACTGAAGATTTTAAAATGCTTCATGTAAACGATTTAGTGATTGAGGTTGTTAATCTAAGTCGTGCTACTTATAAAGAAGCAAGTCAACTAAAAAAAAATCTTGATGATTTAATTATGGATAATCAAAAGAAAGTCATTGTAGATTTAAGTCAATGTGAATTCATTGATTCAACATTTTTAGGCGTACTTGTTTTATCATTAAAATCAAGCGCAAAAATTGGTGGCGATATAAGATTGATTAAACCTGCGGAAGTTGTAAAAACTTTAATGGAAAAAGCGGGAACCTTGAATGTCTTTAATCTTTATGATTCAATGGATGAAGCCATAAGAAGTTATGAAGTTAGAGGCGATAAAAATTATTACTTAGGAAACGGAGCACCAATATTAGTTTAA